One segment of Synechococcus sp. A15-24 DNA contains the following:
- the htpG gene encoding molecular chaperone HtpG, translating to MPVMDEQGQIQIHTENIFPIIKKAVYSGHEVFLRELVSNGVDAISKRRMAAMAGDCSEGEDGVIRITVDREAKTLTIADNGIGMTADEVKRYINQVAFSSAEDFLEKYEQEGDAIIGHFGLGFYSSFMVAEQVELVTRSARPDSEAVRWSCDGSPNFSLSSAERDQPGTDVILHLMEEELEYIEPARIRTLVNTYCDFMAVPVQLEGETVNKMDAPWRKSARELTDKDYIDLYNYLYPFQGDPLLWVHLNTDYPYNLQGILFFPRQTGRADWEKGEIKLYCNQVFVSDSIKEVVPRYLLPLRGVLDSPDIPLNVSRSALQTDRRVRSIGNFVAKKVADRLRNLKKDDPTAYAEAWESLAPFVKIGAMEDDKFADQVAELILFGTSASAADGDIPDPISAGDRAFTTLEGYRSRLDSNNDKRILYSTDDVAQAGALNLWTSQGMEVLNLETVVDTQFIPWLEQRHEDLTFQRVDAELDDSLKDNDAEITDQDGTTESDRLRDLIKTALSNDKVTVQVQALKAEGAPPAMILLPEQMRRLNDMGALMEQRLPGLPDHHVLLVNKRHPLVEGMLKLKAGSVLVGDAQSSPTEALAQDIARHIYDMARLGVGGLEPNELSGFQTRSAELIGTLMQRGM from the coding sequence ATGCCGGTGATGGACGAACAGGGTCAGATTCAGATCCACACCGAGAACATCTTCCCGATCATCAAGAAGGCCGTGTACTCCGGCCATGAGGTGTTTCTCCGCGAGCTAGTCAGCAACGGTGTCGACGCCATCAGCAAGCGGCGTATGGCGGCCATGGCGGGCGACTGCAGCGAAGGCGAAGACGGGGTCATACGCATCACGGTTGACCGAGAAGCCAAAACGCTCACCATTGCTGATAACGGCATCGGCATGACCGCCGATGAGGTGAAGCGCTACATCAACCAGGTGGCCTTCTCCAGTGCCGAGGATTTTCTGGAGAAGTACGAACAGGAGGGAGATGCGATCATTGGCCATTTCGGCCTGGGCTTCTACTCCAGTTTCATGGTGGCGGAGCAGGTGGAATTGGTGACGCGATCGGCCCGGCCGGACAGCGAAGCGGTGCGATGGAGCTGTGATGGATCCCCCAACTTCAGCCTCAGTTCCGCTGAGCGTGATCAGCCAGGCACCGATGTGATTCTCCACTTGATGGAGGAGGAGCTGGAGTACATCGAGCCAGCTCGGATCCGCACCCTGGTCAACACCTACTGCGATTTCATGGCAGTGCCGGTGCAGCTGGAGGGGGAAACAGTCAACAAGATGGATGCCCCGTGGCGAAAGAGCGCCCGGGAGCTCACCGACAAGGACTACATCGATCTTTACAACTACCTCTACCCATTTCAGGGTGACCCACTGCTCTGGGTTCACCTGAACACCGATTACCCCTACAACCTGCAGGGAATTCTGTTCTTCCCCAGGCAGACCGGTCGTGCGGACTGGGAGAAAGGCGAAATCAAGCTCTACTGCAATCAGGTGTTCGTCAGTGATTCCATCAAGGAGGTGGTGCCGCGTTACCTGCTTCCCCTCCGTGGCGTTCTCGATTCACCCGACATCCCGCTGAACGTCAGCCGCAGTGCCCTGCAGACCGACCGCCGCGTTCGCTCCATCGGCAATTTCGTTGCCAAAAAGGTGGCTGACCGCTTGCGCAACCTCAAGAAAGACGACCCCACCGCCTATGCAGAGGCCTGGGAGTCCTTGGCACCCTTCGTGAAGATCGGCGCCATGGAGGACGACAAGTTCGCCGACCAGGTGGCGGAGCTGATTCTGTTCGGCACCAGCGCCTCTGCAGCAGATGGCGACATCCCTGATCCAATCAGCGCCGGTGATCGTGCCTTCACCACTCTGGAGGGCTACCGCAGCCGACTGGACAGCAACAACGACAAGCGCATCCTGTACAGCACCGACGACGTGGCCCAGGCCGGTGCACTCAACCTCTGGACCTCCCAAGGAATGGAAGTGCTGAATCTGGAGACGGTGGTCGACACCCAGTTCATCCCATGGCTCGAACAGCGCCATGAGGATCTGACCTTTCAGCGTGTCGATGCCGAGCTTGATGACAGCCTCAAGGACAACGACGCGGAAATTACCGACCAGGACGGCACAACGGAATCTGATCGACTGAGGGATCTGATCAAGACCGCGCTGTCCAACGACAAGGTGACCGTGCAAGTGCAGGCTTTGAAGGCTGAGGGTGCACCGCCGGCGATGATCCTGCTGCCGGAGCAGATGCGGCGCCTCAATGACATGGGAGCCCTGATGGAACAGCGGCTTCCAGGCCTGCCGGACCATCACGTTCTTCTGGTGAACAAGCGACATCCCCTGGTGGAGGGGATGCTGAAGCTGAAGGCCGGCAGCGTGCTCGTCGGCGATGCTCAGAGCTCACCGACGGAGGCCTTGGCCCAGGACATTGCTCGCCACATTTACGACATGGCTCGACTGGGTGTCGGCGGCCTTGAGCCCAATGAACTCAGTGGCTTTCAGACCCGCAGCGCTGAACTGATCGGGACGTTGATGCAGAGGGGGATGTGA
- a CDS encoding ferredoxin family protein encodes MAHTIVTDVCEGIADCVDACPVACIDQGQGKNKKGTDFYWINFDTCIDCGICLQVCPVEGAILAEERPDLQKGG; translated from the coding sequence ATGGCCCACACGATTGTCACCGATGTCTGCGAGGGCATTGCCGACTGTGTGGATGCCTGCCCCGTGGCCTGCATCGATCAGGGTCAAGGAAAAAACAAAAAGGGCACCGACTTTTACTGGATCAATTTCGATACCTGCATCGACTGCGGCATCTGTCTGCAGGTGTGTCCCGTGGAAGGCGCCATCCTGGCCGAGGAGCGCCCTGACCTTCAGAAGGGCGGCTGA